One Helicobacter pylori NCTC 11637 = CCUG 17874 = ATCC 43504 = JCM 12093 genomic window, TGAAAAGGATTTTCATGCGGTGGGCGTGGATTTAAAAGGGTTTGAAAATCTTGTTTATGCGGATATTGTCCAGGTTAAAGAGAGCGATCATTGCCCCAATTGTCAAGGAGCGTTGAAATACCATAAGAGTTTGGAAGTGGGGCATATTTTCAAACTCGGGCAAGGCTATGCTAAAAGCTTGAAGGCTAGTTTCTTGGATAAGAATGGTAAGGAGCAATTTTTTGAAATGGGGTGCTATGGGATAGGCATTAGCCGATTGCTCAGCGCGATTTTAGAGCAAAAAAGCGATGATCTAGGCTGTGTATGGACGAAAAATACCGCCCCTTTTGATGTGGTGATCGTGGTTTCTAATTGGAAAGATGAAGCGCAAAAAAAACTCGCTTTTGAAGTGTATGAAAGGCTGCTTCAAAAGGGCGTTGATGCGCTGTTAGATGACAGAGACGCTCGTTTTGGGGCGAAGATGAGGGATTTTGAATTGATTGGGGAACGATTGGCGCTCATTATTGGGAAGCAAACTTTAGAAAATAAAGAATTTGAATGCATCAAACGCGCTAATTTAGAAAAACAAACGCTTAAAGACACCGAATTAGAAGAAAAAATTTTAGAAATGTTAGAAAGCGAATAAGGGGGAGTGAGTGGGAAATTTAGTGATTGGCTCTAGGGGGAGCGAACTAGCCTTATGGCAAGCGAATCACATTAAAGAACGCCTGAAAAAAGAATGCTCTATAGAAAGCGAGATTCAAATCGTTAAGACTAAGGGCGATAAAATCTTAGACACCCCTTTAAATAAGATTGGCGGTAAGGGGCTATTCACTAAGGAATTAGAAGAATTGCTTTTAAAAGGCGAAATTGATTTGGCGGTGCATTCTTTAAAAGATGTGCCGGTCGTGTTTGAAAAGGGGTTAGACTTGGCATGCATCACTAAAAGGGCTGATGTGAGGGACACTTTTTTAAGCGTGAAATTCCCTGATTTGATGAGTTTGCCTAAAGGGGCAAAGGTTGGCACGACTTCTTTAAGGCGCTCCATGCAGATCAAACTGAAGCGCCAGGATCTAGACACAGAAAGCTTGAGGGGGAATGTCCAAACCCGTTTGAAAAAGCTTGAATGCGGTGAATTTGACGCTATCATTTTAGCTGAAGCCGGGTTATGCCGCCTAGAAATTCAAGGAGCGAAATACCGCAAGGCTTTTAGCGTGGAAGAAATGATTCCTAGCATGGGTCAGGGGGCTTTAGGGGTAGAAATGCTCAAAAACCACAAGCATTTTATTACGCTCCAAAAACTCAACGACGAGAAAAGCGCGTTTTGCTGCCATTTAGAAAGGGAGTTTGTTAAGGGGCTTAATGGGGGGTGTCAGATCCCTATAGGCGTGCATGCGAGTTTAATGGGCGATAGGGTTAAAATCCAGGCGGTTTTAGGCTTGCCTAACGGGAAAGAAGTCATCACTAAAGAAAAGCAAGGGGATAAAACTAAAGCGTTTGATTTAGTTCAAGAGCTTTTAGAAGAATTTTTGCAAAGCGGGGCCAAAGAGATTTTAGAAAAGGCGCAGTTGTTTTAATGCGTTTGTTTATCGCGCTAGTTTTGTTTTGGTGGTGGTTAAGTTTGAGCGCTAAGGAAGCGGATTTCATCTCTGATTTAGAATACGGGATGGCTCTTTATAAAAACCCTAGGGGTGTTGCGTGTGCGAAATGCCATGGCATTAAAGGCGAACAACAAGAAATCACCTTTTATTATGAAAAAGGCGAAAAAAAAATCCTCTACGCCCCTAAAATCAACCATTTGGATTTTAAAACCTTTAAAGATGCCTTGAGTTTAGGCAAAGGCATGATGCCTAAATACAATCTCAATTTAGAAGAAATCCAAGCGATTTATCTTTACATCACCTCTTTAGAGCATAAAGAAGAGCGTAAGGATTCTCCTAAGCCTTAATCAAAGCGCTTGATTTATGTTAAAATGGAGCGTTGCATTTTTGTTTTGATTAAAGAAGGGTTCTAAAAATCAGAATTTAAAAGAAGGTAAAAATGAGTGTCAAAATTTTAAAAATATTAGTTTGTGGGTTATTTTTTTTGAATGCCCATTTATGGGGGAAACAAGACAATAGTTTTTTGGGGGTTGCTGAAAGAGCCTATAAAAGCGGGAATTATTCTAAAGCCACATCTTATTTTAAAAAAGCATGCAACGATGGGGTGAGTGAAGGTTGCACGCAATTAGGAATCATTTATGAAAACGGGCAAGGCACTAGAATAGATTATAAAAAAGCCCTAGAATATTATAAAACCGCATGCCAGGCTGACGATAGGGAAGGGTGTTTTGGTTTAGGGGGGCTTTATGATGAGGGGTTAGGCACGACTCAAAATTATCAAGAGGCCATTGACGCTTATGCTAAGGCGTGCGTTTTAAAACACCCTGAGAGTTGCTACAATTTAGGCATTATTTATGACCGAAAAATCAAGGGCAATGCCGATCAAGCGGTTACCTACTATCAAAAAAGCTGTAATTTTGATATGGCTAAGGGGTGTTATGTTTTGGGCGTGGCTTATGAAAAAGGCTTTTTAGAAGTCAAACAAAGCAACCATAAAGCCGTCATCTATTATTTGAAAGCATGCCGATTGGATGATGGGCAGGCTTGCCGCGCGTTAGGGAGTTTGTTTGAAAATGGCGATGCAGGGCTTGATGAAGATTTTGAAGTGGCGTTTGATTACTTGCAAAAAGCTTGCGGGTTAAACAATTCTGGTGGTTGCGCGAGTTTAGGCTCTATGTATATGTTAGGCAGGTATGTCAAAAAAGATCCCCAAAAGGCTTTTAATTATTTCAAACAAGCATGCGATATGGGAAGCGCGGTGAGTTGCTCTAGGATGGGCTTTATGTATTCCCAAGGGGACGCTGTTCCAAAAGATTTGAGGAAAGCCCTTGATAATTATGAAAGGGGTTGCGATATGGGCGATGAAGTGGGTTGCTTCGCTCTAGCGGGCATGTATTACAACATGAAAGATAAAGAAAACGCCATAATGATTTATGACAAGGGCTGTAAGCTAGGCATGAAACAAGCATGCGAAAACCTCACTAAACTTAGGGGGTATTGAAAATTTAACCAACCCCCTAAATTATCATTGCGCTTGACTCAAAACTTTTCAAAGATTTGGCTCTGTTTTAAGAGCTAAAGCAGAAACCCACCCTATTAATTTTTTAATCTTTGGTGTTTTTAGGGCTTTGTCTATTTTCAAAAAGAAAACTTTTTGAATGTTTTTTGCGGTTGTTTGGTTGTATTTGTAGTGTATTTTTATGGTGTAAATTTTTGTTAGGTTAGCTTGAAGTGGGTTTTAGGTTTAAAAGTCCTATAAAAATGTTTTAGCGTGTTTTTGCGCTATGGATAGATATGCGTTTGGTTGTGTTTTTCCAATGGCTTTAATTTATGGCTTTTGCGTGGTTATTATTATAAGCACGCTATAAACACGAATTACACGATAACAGAGCGGTATACGCACGCTATAAAAAGACTTGATAAAAATAACGAAAAATAGTTAAATTTCAAGCGTTCTTTTAAAAATTGTTGTTAGGTGAGACAGATAAAAACGCTTTTAGTTTAAAGATAGAGTTTTAGGGGTTTTTTGTGTTGGTTTAGTTATTCTTTATTTTTTTAAAAAATGGGATTTTTAAAACTCATAAAGAGATAGGGGGTATTTTGAAATTCCCCCACAACCCCCCAAAACCAAATCCCTCATAACCCCTAAGAGCGCATTATTAAGAGCTATCGCTCGCTTAGCTCTTTATTTTGATTGTGAAAAACACCTTTAGCGTTTTAAAACCCTACAAAGACCAATAGATCGCTCCAAAGAACACCACACTCCCTATCAAAACGCTTATAAACATGCGTTTAGTGTCCTTAAAAGCCACCATTAAAAACGCGCTCAAATAAAACAACAATAAAAACACGCAAAAAATCCCCAAAAGCACTTGAAACACGATACCCACCTTAGCCTTATGCAGCATGATGAGTGCGCCTAAAAAGCCCCTTTCAATGGTTTTGATTTTTGTTTGATCGCCTTTAGTTTCAAGGTTGATTTCATACAAAGGCGTGCCAATAACCAACGCTCCCCTATGCTCTCTAGGCTCTATCTTTTTAGGCATAGCGACATGGTTTTCTTTTAGAAAGTCTTTCAAAAAATCCAATCGTTCTTCTTTTTTTAAGGATTTTTCTAAAACCCACTCTTTGATAGTAGCGCCAGTGTCTTGGCGCACCCCAAAGAGCAATGAAAGCCCGCTAATCGCAAAAAGAAGCGCCAAAGGGAAGAAAAAAGTGGTCGCATAGATGTGAAAATAACGCATCATTGCGCTCATTATTGCAACATGTGGCTCACGAATTTAGAAAAATTATCCAAGATCAACCCCCCTTTTCTAAACCCTAGCGCGCAAGATTCATAAGCAAAAAACACATTAGGCTGATAATACAACCCGTTATGCGAATTGAGCTCGTAAAACTCTTGATAAACGGGCTTGTGGTTAGAATAAACGCCGTCCGTTTTCAAAAGCGATTGCATGGAAGCTTCAAAGATTTCGCTATTCGCCCCTTCCCTACCAAAAGCCACTTTTTTGATTTGCTTTTTATTGGCTAAAGGTTCATAGCTCGTTTCTAACAATAAGGGGTGGTTGGGGTATCTGTCCCATAAAAGTTTTAAAAAACGCTTGGATTGGAAAAGGATCGTGTAAGCGGGGTTTAAAAAAATCGTGTTTTTATTTTCCATCATGCCTTGCATCAAAAGGGCTAATTCTGGCTCATCAATAGCGATATTTTCCCATGGGATTAGTTTGAATAAAAACTCATAATTCAAGCCGTTTTTAAACACGCCCTCTTCTATATTGAATTCCACCTCATCAATGTAAGAAAAATCCGTTTCAAACCCCACGCTCTGAGCAGCGTCTTGCAAAAAACGCATGGTGCGCTCTTCTTCAATATTCCCCCTAACGCTTGAAAAAAGGATTTTCCACCCCTCATACATTTCCTCAAAACGGCTCGTGTCTTCGCCTAAAGTTACCATGCGTTTAAAATTCTCGCCAAGCGCTTCATAAAGGTTATTGAATTGCTTGTTTTCATCATAGCCATTCGCTTTGAGTAACGCCCACTGAATCACCGCCGTTTCATAGAGCATGGTGGGGGTATCAGCGTTAAATTCCAGTAATTTAATGGGCTTGCCATCAAGCCCCCCGGCCAAATCAAAACGCCCGTAAATATGCCAATGCACTTCTTCTTCAAAACTCTGTTTGATCATAGGGATGAGCGCGTTAGGAATATCCAATTCAAAAAAGCGATCGTTTTGAATGGCTTCTTCAGCCGTTTCTACAAACATGTCATAAAGCTCATTACAAGCGTCATAATAAGCGTCCGCTTCTTTTTGAGAGACAACCACCATTTCATCAGCGATATAAGATGACATGTCGTCGTTAGTGTGCCAATCTAAGCCGATTTCTTCTAAAGTCTTATTGTCTAAAGGTTTTAAAGGAATCACTTGCATTTTTTAACCTTAAAATAGATTTTATGCGTTAAAGCCCCTTGTCCCAGAGCTTACCGCCGGCGAGCTAGTAGGCCTACTAGAGCCAAAAAACCCGCTCTGTCCCTTACTCGCCCCACCCATGCTTGAAGCGCTGGGTGCACTTTTAGAAAAGGAATTTTGAGAGCGTTGGTAAGCTTGTGGGGATTTGTAGGTTCGCTGGGCGTTTTGCTGGTAATTAGGGTTATTGAAAAGCTTATTGCCAATATAACTCCCTAAAATCGCTCCCGCCGCACTCCCTAAAATCGCACTCCCCAAGCCAAAGCCTGATCCTTCATTACTCCCTCCATTATTAGGCTGAACAAGCTTGCTCGTGCCGTTATCAATTTTGGCTTCTTCTTCTTTGATGAGCTTTTGAATCTCTTCATTGCTTAACACTCGTTCATTGCCTTGCAAATCGCGCACTATGATGTGGGTTTTTGAGCTAGGGTATTCTTCAACAACCTTGTAAGATTTATCCTTTTGCTCTTCTAAAATCACAAACGCACCTTTTTGAACGCTTTGACTTAAAGAGCTTTGCTCTTTTGGTTTGTCATCGGCATTGCTCTTACACCCCACAATGCTCACCATCACTAACGCGCTCAAACCACCCACGATCGCATAATCAGAAATCTTCCTGTAGGGTTTTTTCATGAGAGTAACCTTATATCATGCCTTATAATGGTACAAGAAAGGCACACCCTTAATCACGCCAGATTCAAAAATCTTTTTAGTGGTATTTTCCACTTTAGTGCGTAAATCTTCAGGCTCTTTTTGAGCGTTAATATCGTATTGGGTGGAATAAATCTTTTCAAGAATAGAGATTTTATCTTCCACGCTCGCTCCCCTAGCCCTAGCTTTCGCCATTTCTTCTTGGATTAAAGCCGCTTTTTTAGCCGAATTGACTCCAAGCCACCCCACTACAACCATTCTCACGGTGTTTTCTTTTAAGTGATCCCTAAGTTTAGTGAGCTCTTTTTGGCAATGCGGGCACATGGGATCAGAGACAATATAAAGGATTTTATCCTTATTTTCAGCGTTAGTAGAGGGCAACTCTATCGCATAATCAGCCGGTATTTCATTAAAAATAGCGTTCAATTTCGCGCTGTTTTGCTGGGTAGCGTTAAGAGCTTGAACTTTTTGATTGGTTTCTGCAACTAATTGCACATCTTCGCTTTTATTGCTAAAGAATATGTTGCTAAGCCCTATGATTAAATTGCCATCCTTACTCACCACAAGCGGGATATTGTATTTAGTGTCCGGATCTTCAATAACGACCATTTTTAAATCCTGGCTGGATTTTAAAGGTTTGATTTCTAAAATACGCACCTTTTTATTGGTCTGTTTTTCAATCACGCTCACTAAATTATCCTGCATCCGTTTGTCATTAGCTGAAACTGAATGTTTAGGGGCTGCCCCTAAGCTTACAAGAAGTAACGCGCTCAACACACTCGCTCTTAATATCATTAAAACTCCTAAAGTTCAATAGCCTAAATCCTTACAATAAAAGGAATAAGCTTTTAATGGGTATAATACCATAAAAATCCCCTATTTTCATAAGGCTTAAAAAGGTTTAAAGATGATTATCATTCCTGCTAGGTTAAAATCCAGTCGTTTTGAAAATAAAGTGCTAGAAGATATTTTTGGCTTGCCTATGGTGGTGCGTTGCGCTAAAAATGCAAATCTTGTAGATGAATGCGTAGTCGCTTGCGATGATGAAAGCATCATGCAAACATGCCAAAAATTCCACATTGAAGCGGTGCTAACCTCCAAACACCATAATAGCGGCACGGAACGCTGTTTGGAAGCGGCGCGAATTTTAGGGTTAAAAAACGATGAAAGGGTTTTAAATTTGCAAGGCGATGAGCCTTTTTTAGAAAAAGAAGTCATTTTAGCCTTATTAGAAGCCACCAAAAACGCCCCTTTCATGGCGACTTGCGCTAAAGTCATTGATGAAGAGCAGGCCAAAAGCCCTAATTTAGTCAAGGTGGTTTTAGATCACCAAAATAACGCCTTGTATTTTTCGCGCTCCCTTATCCCCTTTTTACGAGATTTTGATGCGAAACGCCAAACCCCCCTTTTAGGGCATATCGGTATTTATGGCTTCCATAATAAAGAAATCTTAGAAGAATTATGCGCTTTAAAACCTTGCGTTTTAGAGGAGATAGAAAAATTAGAGCAATTAAGGGCTTTGTATTACCAAAAAAAGATTGCAGTGAAAATCGTTCAAAGTAAAAGCATAGGCATTGACACCAAAGAAGATTTAGAAAACGCTTTGAAGATTTTTAGCCCCGATCTCCTTAAGCGGTGAAATTTAAAAATACTCAAAACATTTTTCACTATCAAAAACCTTTTTTTAAATCCAAAAAAAAAGCAAAATTTCTTAATTTTTGCTCAATTTTATTGAAAATTCAATAAATTTATGTCATACTTTAAGCACGTTGTAAATAAATGTTTCAATTTGATACGATTTTACAAACAAAACATTACTTTAAGGAACATTTTATGAAAAAAACGATTTTACTTTCTCTCATGGTTTCATCGCTCCTTGCTGAAAATGACGGCGTTTTTATGAGCGTGGGCTATCAAATCGGTGAAGCGGTTCAACAAGTGAAAAACACCGGCGAAATCCAAAAAGTCTCCAACGCTTACGAAAATTTGAACAATCTTTTAACCCGCTATAACGAACTCAAACAAACGGCCTCTAACACCAATTCAAGCACCGCTCAAGCGATTGACAATCTAAAAGAGAGCGCTAAGAGATTGAAAACGATCCCTAATAGCACTAATCAAGCCGTATCCTCAGCGCTCAGCTCTGCGGTAGCCATGTGGCAAGTAATAGCCTCTAATTTAGCCAATAACTCGCTATCTACTAGCGAATACAACAAAATCAGTGCGATTTCTCAATTGCTCCAAAATACCTTAAATAAAGACAATGATCTCACGATTGAAAATGACTATGACCAGCTTTTAACTCAAGCTAGCACCATTATTAATACCCTTCAAAGCCAATGTCCAGGAATAGACGGGGGCAATGGCAAACCATGGGGCATTAATGCAAGCGGGAACGCATGCAATATTTTTGGCAACACCTTTAACGCCATAAACAGCATGATAAATAGCGCTAAAAAAGCCGCCGCAAATGCCCGAAGAACTAGCCCAGAAGGTCCAAACCAACCAAGCGCATTTACCAACGCTGATTTCAATAAAAACCTTAATCAAGTCTCAAGCGTTATCAATGACACGATCTCTTACCTCAAAGGGGACAATTTAGCAACCATCTATAACACCCTTCAAAAAACGCCTAATTCTAAAGGGTTTCACAGTTTGGTGAGCCGATCTAGCTATAGTTATTCTCTCAACGAAACCCAATATTCTCAATTCCAAACTACCACCAAAGAGTTTGGCCATAACCCTTTTAGAAGCGTGGGATTAATTAATTCTCAAATTAATAACGGGGCGATGAATGGCGTGGGCGTGCAATTAGGCTATAAGCAATTCTTTGGGAAAAATAAATTTTTTGGGATCCGTTATTATGCCTTTTTTGATTACAACCATGCCTATATCAAATCCAACTTTTTCAACTCCGCTTCTAATGTTTTCACTTATGGCGCCGGCAGTGATCTTTTATTGAATTTCATCAATGGCGGATCCGATAAAAACCGCAAAGTCTCTTTTGGCATTTTTGGAGGCATCGCTCTAGCAGGCACGACATGGCTTAATTCCCAATCTGCGAATTTAAAAATCACCAATAGCGCCTACAGCGCTAAGATCAACAACACCAATTTCCAATTCTTATTCAATACCGGCTTAAGGCTTCAAGGGATCCATCATGGCATTGAATTAGGCGTGAAAATCCCCACCATCAACACCAATTACTATTCTTTCATGGGCGCTAAATTAGCATACCGAAGACTTTATAGCGTGTATTTCAATTATGTTTTGGCCTATTGATATTGAATCGGTTCTCATTATTAATGAGAACCAAGCCAATTTTTTGGCTCTCAATGAATAACGGCATCATTTTACTTGACTTTTTACAAAAAACACACTAAAATTTCTTTTTATTTTTGAGCGAAATTCCAGATTAGCTCAGCGGTAGAGTAGGCGGCTGTTAACCGCTTGGTCGTAGGTTCGAATCCTACATCTGGAGCCATACTTTTAACTCATCTTTTTTTTATAGCAAAAATTCACGCAATCCCTTTAGATTTGATCCATAACGCATTGACCAACACCCCCACCACAACCCCTATCGCTAAATTATGCGTGTATAAAACCACCGCCACGACTAAGAGCATGTTGAGCGTGTCATAGAGCTTGATTTTTTTAATGTTGATAATGGATTGGAAATTAAAAGTGGTGAAAGAAATCATCACCATCACCGCCACAACCGCCACAATGGGGATCTTAACCACGTATTCATTAAACACTAATATGAGCACCATTAAAGAAAAGCCGGCAAAAAAAGTAGAAAGCCTAGTTTTAGCCCCGGATTTTGCGTTGATGATAGACTGCCCCACTAAAGCGCACCCTGTCATTCCCCCCAAAAGCCCTGAGACGATATTCCCCAAGCCTTGCGCTTTAGTTTCTTTGTTTTTATCGCTCACGCCGTCTTTTAAAATAACGTCTAAAGTTTTAGCGGTCAATAAGCTTTCTATCGTGCCTACTAGCGCTAGAGAAAGAGCGTAAGGCAACAACTCTATCATTATTTTAAAATCCAAATTTTTGGGGATAATGATGAAATGAAAGCCTGAAACCCCTTGCTCAATGCTCCCTAAATTCGGCGCATGCACATCAAAAATTAAAGCGATTGCACTGATTGCAAGGATACAGATTAAATTAGAGGGGATTTTTTTAGTGATTAAAGGGAATAAATAAATAATCAATATCCCGATAGCGAGTAAGATAAACACCCCCAAATTTTGGTTTTGAAGGAATTTGAATTGCTCCATTAAAAGCAAAATGCCTAGCGCGTTCACAAAGCCATACATCACTGATTGAGGGATAAATTTTAAAAGATTCCCTATTTTCAAATAGCCTAAAAGAATTTGCAATATTCCTGCCATAAGAGTCGCCACGCCCGCGTATTCAAGCCCATAGTTTTTAACCACGCCCACTAAAATGAGCGCCACTGAGCCGGCCGCTGCACTAATCATCACCTTTCTAGCCCCAAAAAGAGACAACACAAAAGCCATGTAAAAGGTCGTATAAAACGCCACGCCCACATCTAAACCCACCATGATCGCAAAGCCGGCCGTCTCTGGGATCACAGAAAGCCCCACCACAAAACCAGACAACAAATCTTTTTGAATGTTGCTCAACCATTCTTTTTGTATCTTTTCAAACATGCCTTTCTTTCCCATTAGAATGGCTTGATTATAAGATTTAAAAACCAATTTCAAACCGGATAAAATCCCTTTTCTTAAATCAAGCTCTATGATATTTTATTGTAAAAAATACTTAAAATTGTTTTTTTTTTTTTTTCAAAATATAAATTTTAAGTTAAGAATAAGCATTTTATGGTAAAATGGCGAAATTTCATAAACATGACTATCATGGGAATGTGAAATCAAGAAAATCTATTAAAAGTAAAAGGAGAAAACATGAAAAAATCTCTCTTACTCTCTCTCTCTCTCTCATCGCTTCATTATCAAGGGCTGAAGACGATGGATTTTACATGAGCGTGGGCTATCAGATCGGTGAAGCGGTTCAACAAGTGAAAAACACAGGAGCATTGCAAAATCTTGCAGACAGATACGATAACTTGAGCAACCTTTTAAACCAATACAATTACTTAAATTCCTTAGTCAATTTAGCCAGCACGCCAAGTGCTATCACCGGTGCGATTGGCAATCTAAGCTCAAGTGCGATCAACCTCACTAGCGCCACCACCACTTCCCCAGCCTATCAAGCTGTGGCTTTAGCGCTCAATGCGGCTGTGGGCATGTGGCAAGTCATAGCCTTTGGCATCAGCTGTGGCCCTGGCCCCAATCTTGGTCCAGAACATTTAGAAAATGGGGGCGTTCGATCGTTTGACAACACGCCCAACTACAGCTATGGCACCAATAGCGGAACGACCACCACCACTTGCAATGGAGCCAGTAATGTAGGGCCAAATGGTATCCTATCTAGTAGTGAATACCAAGTTCTCAATACCGCTTATCAAACTATCCAAACCGCTTTAAACCAAAATCAAGGAGGTGGGATGCCTGCCTTGAACGGCTCCAAAAAGATGGTAGTCAATATCAATCAAACTTTCACAAGAAACCCTACCACAGAATACACTTACCCCAATGGGAATGGCAATTATTATTCAGGCGGTTCATCAATCCCAATCCAGCTAAAGATTAGCAGCGTCAATGACGCTGAAAACCTTTTGCAACAAGCCGCTACTATCATGCAAGTCCTTATTACTCAAAACCCGCATGTGAATGGTGGCGGTGGGGCATGGGGGTTTAGCGGTAAGACTGGGAATGTGATGGATATTTTTGGCCCTTCTTTTAACGCAATTAATGAGATGATCAAAAACGCTCAAGCCGTTTTAGAAAAAACCAAACAGCTTAACGCTAATGAAAACACTCAAATCACGCAACCAAACAATTTCAACCCCTACACTTCTAAAGACAAAGGGTTCGCTCAAGAAATGCTCAACAGAGCTAACGCTCAAGCAGAGATTTTAAATTTAGCTAAGCAAGTTGCGGACAATTTCCACAGCATTCAAGGGCCTATTCAAGGGGATTTAGAAGAATGTAAAGCAGGATCGGCTGGCGTGATCACCAATAACACTTGGGGTTCAGGTTGTGCGTTTGTGAAAGAAACTCTCAATTCTTTAGAGCAACACACCGCTTATTACGGCAACCAGGTCAATCAGGATAGGGCTTTGTCTCAAACCATTTTGAATTTTAAAGAAGCCCTTAACACCCTGAATAAAGACTCAACAGCGATCAATAGCGGTATCTCTAACTTGCCTAACGCTAAGTCTCTTCAAAACATGACGCATTCCACTCAAAACCCTAATTCCCCAGAAGGTCTGCT contains:
- a CDS encoding UPF0323 family lipoprotein, translating into MKKPYRKISDYAIVGGLSALVMVSIVGCKSNADDKPKEQSSLSQSVQKGAFVILEEQKDKSYKVVEEYPSSKTHIIVRDLQGNERVLSNEEIQKLIKEEEAKIDNGTSKLVQPNNGGSNEGSGFGLGSAILGSAAGAILGSYIGNKLFNNPNYQQNAQRTYKSPQAYQRSQNSFSKSAPSASSMGGASKGQSGFFGSSRPTSSPAVSSGTRGFNA
- the dsbK gene encoding protein disulfide-isomerase DsbK, coding for MILRASVLSALLLVSLGAAPKHSVSANDKRMQDNLVSVIEKQTNKKVRILEIKPLKSSQDLKMVVIEDPDTKYNIPLVVSKDGNLIIGLSNIFFSNKSEDVQLVAETNQKVQALNATQQNSAKLNAIFNEIPADYAIELPSTNAENKDKILYIVSDPMCPHCQKELTKLRDHLKENTVRMVVVGWLGVNSAKKAALIQEEMAKARARGASVEDKISILEKIYSTQYDINAQKEPEDLRTKVENTTKKIFESGVIKGVPFLYHYKA
- the hopA gene encoding Hop family outer membrane protein HopA, which codes for MKKTILLSLMVSSLLAENDGVFMSVGYQIGEAVQQVKNTGEIQKVSNAYENLNNLLTRYNELKQTASNTNSSTAQAIDNLKESAKRLKTIPNSTNQAVSSALSSAVAMWQVIASNLANNSLSTSEYNKISAISQLLQNTLNKDNDLTIENDYDQLLTQASTIINTLQSQCPGIDGGNGKPWGINASGNACNIFGNTFNAINSMINSAKKAAANARRTSPEGPNQPSAFTNADFNKNLNQVSSVINDTISYLKGDNLATIYNTLQKTPNSKGFHSLVSRSSYSYSLNETQYSQFQTTTKEFGHNPFRSVGLINSQINNGAMNGVGVQLGYKQFFGKNKFFGIRYYAFFDYNHAYIKSNFFNSASNVFTYGAGSDLLLNFINGGSDKNRKVSFGIFGGIALAGTTWLNSQSANLKITNSAYSAKINNTNFQFLFNTGLRLQGIHHGIELGVKIPTINTNYYSFMGAKLAYRRLYSVYFNYVLAY
- a CDS encoding glutathionylspermidine synthase family protein, which translates into the protein MQVIPLKPLDNKTLEEIGLDWHTNDDMSSYIADEMVVVSQKEADAYYDACNELYDMFVETAEEAIQNDRFFELDIPNALIPMIKQSFEEEVHWHIYGRFDLAGGLDGKPIKLLEFNADTPTMLYETAVIQWALLKANGYDENKQFNNLYEALGENFKRMVTLGEDTSRFEEMYEGWKILFSSVRGNIEEERTMRFLQDAAQSVGFETDFSYIDEVEFNIEEGVFKNGLNYEFLFKLIPWENIAIDEPELALLMQGMMENKNTIFLNPAYTILFQSKRFLKLLWDRYPNHPLLLETSYEPLANKKQIKKVAFGREGANSEIFEASMQSLLKTDGVYSNHKPVYQEFYELNSHNGLYYQPNVFFAYESCALGFRKGGLILDNFSKFVSHMLQ
- a CDS encoding c-type cytochrome, with protein sequence MRLFIALVLFWWWLSLSAKEADFISDLEYGMALYKNPRGVACAKCHGIKGEQQEITFYYEKGEKKILYAPKINHLDFKTFKDALSLGKGMMPKYNLNLEEIQAIYLYITSLEHKEERKDSPKP
- the kdsB gene encoding 3-deoxy-manno-octulosonate cytidylyltransferase, which translates into the protein MIIIPARLKSSRFENKVLEDIFGLPMVVRCAKNANLVDECVVACDDESIMQTCQKFHIEAVLTSKHHNSGTERCLEAARILGLKNDERVLNLQGDEPFLEKEVILALLEATKNAPFMATCAKVIDEEQAKSPNLVKVVLDHQNNALYFSRSLIPFLRDFDAKRQTPLLGHIGIYGFHNKEILEELCALKPCVLEEIEKLEQLRALYYQKKIAVKIVQSKSIGIDTKEDLENALKIFSPDLLKR
- a CDS encoding SulP family inorganic anion transporter — encoded protein: MFEKIQKEWLSNIQKDLLSGFVVGLSVIPETAGFAIMVGLDVGVAFYTTFYMAFVLSLFGARKVMISAAAGSVALILVGVVKNYGLEYAGVATLMAGILQILLGYLKIGNLLKFIPQSVMYGFVNALGILLLMEQFKFLQNQNLGVFILLAIGILIIYLFPLITKKIPSNLICILAISAIALIFDVHAPNLGSIEQGVSGFHFIIIPKNLDFKIMIELLPYALSLALVGTIESLLTAKTLDVILKDGVSDKNKETKAQGLGNIVSGLLGGMTGCALVGQSIINAKSGAKTRLSTFFAGFSLMVLILVFNEYVVKIPIVAVVAVMVMISFTTFNFQSIINIKKIKLYDTLNMLLVVAVVLYTHNLAIGVVVGVLVNALWIKSKGIA
- the hcpE gene encoding Sel1-like repeat protein HcpE, producing the protein MSVKILKILVCGLFFLNAHLWGKQDNSFLGVAERAYKSGNYSKATSYFKKACNDGVSEGCTQLGIIYENGQGTRIDYKKALEYYKTACQADDREGCFGLGGLYDEGLGTTQNYQEAIDAYAKACVLKHPESCYNLGIIYDRKIKGNADQAVTYYQKSCNFDMAKGCYVLGVAYEKGFLEVKQSNHKAVIYYLKACRLDDGQACRALGSLFENGDAGLDEDFEVAFDYLQKACGLNNSGGCASLGSMYMLGRYVKKDPQKAFNYFKQACDMGSAVSCSRMGFMYSQGDAVPKDLRKALDNYERGCDMGDEVGCFALAGMYYNMKDKENAIMIYDKGCKLGMKQACENLTKLRGY
- the hemC gene encoding hydroxymethylbilane synthase; the protein is MGNLVIGSRGSELALWQANHIKERLKKECSIESEIQIVKTKGDKILDTPLNKIGGKGLFTKELEELLLKGEIDLAVHSLKDVPVVFEKGLDLACITKRADVRDTFLSVKFPDLMSLPKGAKVGTTSLRRSMQIKLKRQDLDTESLRGNVQTRLKKLECGEFDAIILAEAGLCRLEIQGAKYRKAFSVEEMIPSMGQGALGVEMLKNHKHFITLQKLNDEKSAFCCHLEREFVKGLNGGCQIPIGVHASLMGDRVKIQAVLGLPNGKEVITKEKQGDKTKAFDLVQELLEEFLQSGAKEILEKAQLF